The following proteins come from a genomic window of Nocardioides albertanoniae:
- a CDS encoding SDR family NAD(P)-dependent oxidoreductase — MNRSHNEVAVVTGGSAGLGLALVAALAGSGWSVITDARDAGRLHTALPSSSRITSLAGDVRDPDHQDAIAAAVARHGRLDLVVHNASELGPMLPLAEATANHLSTVLETNLIAPLTLSQRLLPYLIASRGTLVGISSDAAVEHYPTWGTYAASKAALDHLILTLGEENGIRAFALDPGDMRTAMHQAAFPGEDISDRPLPESVVPHLLALFASDTASGRYRAADLSLEGATR; from the coding sequence ATGAACAGATCACACAACGAAGTAGCAGTCGTCACGGGCGGGTCGGCAGGACTCGGGCTCGCCCTCGTCGCGGCGCTGGCCGGCAGCGGATGGAGCGTCATCACCGACGCCCGCGACGCCGGGCGCCTCCACACCGCGCTGCCGAGCAGCTCTCGCATCACCAGCCTTGCCGGCGACGTACGCGATCCAGACCATCAGGACGCGATCGCGGCCGCCGTCGCGCGCCACGGCCGCCTCGACCTGGTCGTGCACAACGCCAGCGAACTCGGCCCGATGCTTCCGCTGGCCGAGGCCACTGCCAACCATCTCTCCACCGTGCTCGAGACGAACCTCATCGCTCCGCTCACGCTCTCGCAGCGCCTCCTCCCCTACCTGATCGCCTCGCGGGGCACCCTCGTCGGCATCTCCAGCGACGCGGCGGTCGAGCACTACCCGACCTGGGGAACGTACGCCGCGAGCAAGGCCGCGCTCGATCACCTGATCCTGACGCTGGGCGAGGAGAACGGCATCCGCGCCTTCGCGCTCGACCCGGGCGACATGCGCACCGCCATGCACCAGGCCGCCTTCCCCGGCGAGGACATCTCCGACCGCCCGCTTCCGGAGTCGGTCGTGCCGCACCTGCTCGCCCTGTTCGCGAGCGACACCGCGTCGGGTCGCTATCGCGCCGCCGACCTCTCCCTCGAAGGAGCAACCCGATGA
- the soxR gene encoding redox-sensitive transcriptional activator SoxR produces MSEMNTHDLLTMGEVTRRSGYAASAVRYYESQGLIRAERSGGGQRTFERSVLRRLAFIRAAANVGLSLEEIRAELDCLPGDRTPTKADWARMSKHWRHRLEEQINALERLRDNLDSCIGCGCLSLQRCRISNPGDTAAAQGSGAAYLPKALRREPPRRRA; encoded by the coding sequence ATGAGCGAGATGAACACCCATGACCTGCTCACGATGGGGGAGGTGACCCGGCGCAGCGGCTATGCGGCCTCGGCGGTGCGCTACTACGAGAGCCAGGGGTTGATCAGGGCCGAGCGCTCGGGCGGAGGGCAGCGTACGTTCGAGCGCAGCGTGCTGCGCCGGCTCGCCTTCATCCGGGCCGCTGCCAACGTCGGCCTGAGCCTGGAGGAGATCAGGGCCGAGCTCGACTGCCTGCCGGGGGACCGCACGCCGACGAAGGCCGACTGGGCGCGGATGTCGAAGCACTGGCGCCATCGCCTCGAGGAGCAGATCAACGCCCTCGAACGCCTGCGCGACAATCTCGACTCCTGCATCGGGTGCGGCTGCCTCTCCCTGCAGCGCTGCCGCATCTCCAACCCCGGCGACACCGCGGCGGCCCAGGGGAGTGGTGCGGCCTACCTCCCCAAGGCCCTACGTCGGGAGCCACCCCGCCGCCGAGCCTGA
- a CDS encoding AAA family ATPase: protein MRLHHLEVTAFGPFTGSVAVDFDQLSGAGLFLLSGATGAGKTSVLDAVCFALYGDVPGDRAVAKRLRSDRAPADVPTRVVLEATLAQRRFRITRSPSWERAKRRGTGTTTQQASVVLMEQVGEEWRTLTTRLDEAGYLVSDLLGMTLTQFVQVAMLPQGRFQAFLRSSAEERKRLLERLFRTERFADVERWLRERRVELRRSSESLNADVAEVVSRISETAAVTLPDDWDVHDLSLPAGDGAVATWARELTESATEAQAVTSGAAMEALAAESETLAALDAGRVVAEKQRGLRAAAEEESRLVAGAEAQEERVRRVDAARRAEAVTGVAELADKARRDHERAAALASRDMTLTEAGAAVDRIASQLSQARALVPVQTRLSDVDRELESTGAQRDRLRGQAREQARLADDLPRKVQTLTASLKAATEAAAALPALRARVAAVDEVARLEREIAEARTRHGSARAAAMEARTRYLDVRQARLDGIAAELAGALAVGADCPVCGSHDHPHKASPAEGAPDAAAEKAAQATYDNASAEEHARDQHVRDLATRLQLAQEGAGEGEESTGSLTERLAGMERTAAGEERLRAELAEAEESRARSAELRADLEARTAALETTWLHLTDERERLERQLRDLRGDHPDLDALLAALDREHRTATTTRERLEHAARAAEALATAENTLAATAARAGFETPESALSAALPPAQITALSDQIKTYADRLATARAALDSPEATEILATDAPDLPALSMAHRRAAESADAARSAADTAANRAARLDALLRDLGQALSAWTPVRNDLEVVTRIASFAEGKSSDNQLQMSLSAYVVAYRLTQVVAAANERLAKMSDQRYALEHSAAKGAGDRRGGLALLVRDDWSGESRDPATLSGGETFVVSLALALGLADVIMNEAGGQMLDTLFVDEGFGSLDADTLDDVLDVLDTLREGGRIIGVVSHVTEMRERIPTQLAVTKGREGSTLQILGI from the coding sequence ATGCGCCTTCACCACCTGGAGGTGACCGCGTTCGGCCCGTTCACCGGCTCCGTCGCCGTCGACTTCGACCAGCTCTCCGGCGCGGGGCTGTTCCTGCTCTCGGGGGCGACCGGAGCCGGCAAGACGAGCGTGCTCGACGCGGTCTGCTTCGCGCTCTACGGCGACGTGCCCGGCGACCGCGCGGTCGCGAAGCGGCTGCGCAGCGACCGTGCGCCCGCCGACGTGCCCACCCGCGTGGTCTTGGAGGCGACCCTCGCGCAGCGACGCTTCCGCATCACCCGGTCGCCGTCGTGGGAGCGGGCCAAGCGTCGCGGCACCGGCACCACGACGCAGCAGGCCTCCGTGGTGCTGATGGAGCAGGTCGGCGAGGAGTGGCGCACCCTCACCACCCGACTCGACGAGGCCGGATACCTGGTCTCAGACCTCCTCGGCATGACGCTGACCCAGTTCGTGCAGGTCGCGATGCTGCCGCAGGGCCGCTTCCAGGCCTTCCTCCGCTCCAGCGCCGAGGAGCGCAAGCGCCTGCTCGAGCGCCTCTTCCGCACCGAGCGCTTCGCCGACGTGGAGCGGTGGCTGCGCGAGCGTCGCGTCGAGCTGCGGCGCAGCTCGGAGTCGCTCAACGCCGACGTCGCCGAGGTGGTCAGCCGCATCAGCGAGACCGCGGCCGTCACCCTCCCCGACGACTGGGACGTGCACGACCTCAGCCTCCCGGCCGGTGACGGCGCCGTCGCGACCTGGGCGCGCGAGCTGACCGAGAGCGCCACCGAGGCCCAGGCCGTCACCTCCGGTGCGGCGATGGAGGCCCTGGCAGCCGAGTCGGAGACCCTCGCCGCCCTCGACGCAGGCAGGGTGGTCGCTGAGAAGCAGCGCGGTCTGCGGGCGGCCGCCGAGGAGGAGAGCCGCCTGGTCGCCGGTGCCGAGGCGCAGGAAGAGCGGGTACGCCGCGTCGACGCCGCCCGCCGGGCCGAGGCCGTCACCGGGGTCGCCGAGCTCGCCGACAAGGCCCGCCGCGACCACGAGCGGGCGGCCGCTCTCGCCTCGCGCGACATGACCCTGACCGAGGCCGGTGCCGCTGTCGACCGCATCGCCTCCCAGCTCTCCCAGGCTCGTGCCCTGGTGCCGGTGCAGACCCGCCTCAGCGACGTCGACCGCGAGCTCGAGTCCACCGGTGCGCAGCGCGACCGGCTGCGCGGTCAGGCACGCGAGCAGGCGCGGCTCGCTGACGACCTGCCCCGGAAGGTGCAGACGCTGACGGCGAGCCTGAAGGCGGCCACCGAGGCCGCCGCCGCGCTCCCGGCGCTGCGCGCCCGCGTCGCCGCGGTCGACGAGGTCGCCCGGCTCGAGCGAGAGATCGCCGAGGCTCGCACCCGACACGGGTCGGCCAGGGCAGCCGCGATGGAGGCGCGCACGCGCTATCTCGACGTACGCCAGGCACGACTCGACGGCATCGCCGCCGAGCTCGCCGGCGCCCTGGCGGTCGGCGCCGACTGCCCGGTCTGCGGATCGCACGACCACCCTCACAAGGCCTCACCCGCCGAAGGTGCTCCCGACGCGGCCGCCGAGAAGGCCGCCCAGGCGACGTACGACAACGCCAGCGCCGAGGAGCACGCCCGCGACCAGCACGTGCGTGACCTCGCCACCCGGCTCCAGCTCGCCCAGGAGGGTGCCGGTGAGGGCGAGGAGTCGACCGGCTCGCTCACCGAACGTCTCGCCGGCATGGAGCGTACGGCCGCGGGTGAGGAGCGGCTGCGGGCCGAGCTCGCTGAGGCCGAGGAGAGTCGAGCCCGCTCGGCCGAGCTCCGCGCCGACCTGGAGGCCCGCACCGCCGCGCTCGAGACCACCTGGCTCCACCTCACCGACGAGCGCGAGCGGCTCGAGCGGCAGCTGCGCGACCTACGTGGCGACCATCCCGACCTCGATGCCCTGCTGGCCGCCCTCGACCGCGAGCACCGGACTGCGACCACGACCCGCGAACGGCTCGAGCATGCCGCCCGTGCCGCCGAGGCGCTCGCCACGGCGGAGAACACCTTGGCCGCCACCGCGGCTCGGGCCGGCTTCGAGACCCCCGAGAGCGCGCTCTCGGCGGCTCTCCCCCCGGCGCAGATCACGGCACTGAGCGATCAGATCAAGACGTACGCAGACCGGCTGGCCACCGCTCGTGCCGCGCTCGACTCTCCCGAGGCCACCGAGATCCTGGCGACCGACGCGCCCGACCTCCCCGCGCTGTCCATGGCGCACCGTCGGGCGGCCGAGTCCGCCGACGCGGCCCGCTCAGCAGCCGACACCGCCGCCAACCGTGCCGCTCGCCTCGACGCGCTCCTCCGCGACCTCGGGCAGGCTCTCTCCGCCTGGACACCCGTGCGCAACGACCTCGAGGTCGTCACCCGCATCGCCTCCTTCGCCGAGGGGAAGAGCAGCGACAACCAGCTACAGATGAGCCTCTCGGCCTACGTCGTCGCCTACCGCCTCACCCAGGTGGTCGCAGCCGCCAACGAGCGGCTGGCGAAGATGAGCGATCAGCGCTATGCGCTGGAGCACTCCGCCGCGAAGGGTGCCGGCGACCGCCGCGGCGGTTTGGCGCTGTTGGTGCGCGACGACTGGTCGGGCGAGTCCCGCGACCCGGCCACTCTCTCGGGCGGTGAGACCTTCGTCGTCTCCCTCGCCCTCGCCCTCGGCCTGGCCGACGTCATCATGAACGAGGCCGGCGGGCAGATGCTCGACACGCTGTTCGTCGACGAAGGCTTCGGCTCCCTCGACGCCGACACCCTCGACGACGTGCTCGACGTGCTCGACACCCTCCGTGAAGGCGGCCGCATCATCGGCGTGGTCAGTCACGTCACCGAGATGCGCGAACGCATCCCCACCCAGCTGGCCGTCACCAAGGGCCGCGAGGGTTCGACCCTCCAGATCCTCGGCATCTGA
- a CDS encoding OsmC family protein, with translation MTDSAAELRSVSLEKIGEHRFRAINSRGGTLSIGHGEDPDFTPVELLLAALAGCSALDVDFITGKRSPMEAFEALAAGRKIRDEHGNRLVDLSVTFDITFPEGEEGDAARKVLPDAIEKSETRLCTVGRTVAVETPVAYAEGDL, from the coding sequence ATGACTGACTCTGCTGCAGAACTGCGCTCGGTTTCCCTGGAGAAGATCGGCGAACACCGCTTTCGGGCGATCAACTCGCGAGGGGGCACCCTGTCGATCGGCCACGGCGAGGACCCCGACTTCACGCCCGTCGAGCTGCTCCTGGCGGCGCTGGCCGGATGCAGCGCACTCGACGTCGACTTCATCACCGGCAAGCGGTCGCCGATGGAGGCCTTCGAAGCGCTCGCCGCCGGGCGCAAGATCCGTGACGAGCACGGCAACCGCCTCGTCGACCTCTCCGTCACCTTCGACATCACCTTCCCCGAGGGGGAGGAGGGCGACGCGGCCCGCAAGGTGCTCCCCGACGCCATCGAGAAGTCGGAGACCCGACTGTGCACCGTCGGTCGCACCGTCGCCGTCGAGACCCCGGTGGCCTACGCCGAAGGTGACCTCTGA
- a CDS encoding peptidylprolyl isomerase: MLTRTLSATAAAALLLTLSACGSGSGSEDSGATEESKGPKSSGTSDWKSIVSPGKASCDYPEDPMGASKEVDAPEKTAQYTGKVPATINTSVGELAITLDADKAPCTVNSFLSLASQDYYDGTSCHRLGANPGFELLQCGDPTGQGTGGPGYTIPDEFKDTDTFPAGTLAMANTGRPDSGGSQFFMVFGDTELPPSYTVFGTLDPAAVKALEKVGQAGVAEAGPDGTGTPKTPVDFETISVD; the protein is encoded by the coding sequence ATGCTGACTCGTACGCTCTCGGCCACTGCCGCCGCTGCCCTGCTCCTGACACTCTCCGCCTGCGGCTCAGGCTCGGGCTCCGAGGACTCCGGTGCCACGGAGGAGAGCAAGGGGCCGAAGTCGAGCGGGACGAGCGACTGGAAGTCGATCGTCTCGCCGGGCAAGGCGAGCTGTGACTACCCCGAGGACCCGATGGGCGCCTCGAAGGAGGTCGACGCGCCGGAGAAGACCGCGCAGTACACCGGCAAGGTGCCCGCCACGATCAACACCTCTGTCGGCGAGCTCGCGATCACCCTCGACGCCGACAAGGCGCCGTGCACGGTCAACTCTTTCCTCTCCCTGGCCTCCCAGGACTACTACGACGGCACCTCCTGCCACCGCCTCGGCGCCAACCCCGGCTTCGAGCTGCTGCAGTGCGGCGACCCGACCGGCCAGGGCACCGGTGGGCCGGGCTACACGATCCCTGACGAGTTCAAGGACACCGACACCTTCCCGGCCGGCACCCTGGCGATGGCCAACACCGGCCGGCCCGACTCCGGCGGCAGCCAGTTCTTCATGGTCTTCGGCGACACCGAGCTGCCGCCGTCCTACACCGTCTTCGGCACCCTCGACCCGGCCGCCGTCAAGGCTCTCGAGAAGGTCGGGCAGGCCGGCGTCGCCGAGGCCGGCCCCGACGGCACCGGCACGCCGAAGACGCCGGTGGACTTCGAAACCATCTCTGTCGACTGA
- a CDS encoding exonuclease SbcCD subunit D: MRILHTSDWHLGRSFHREGMLGHQAAYVDHLLSVVEQERVDVVCVSGDVYDRALPQVDAVRLASETLARLAASRAKVVITSGNHDSAQRLGFGSDLIDAAGIFIRTDLAAVGRPVMLPDEHGEVAFYGLPYLEPDTTRASWGLESRSHQAALGEAMRRVRADLDARHTRSVVMAHAFVTGAEPSDSERDISVGGVSMVPASLFETISYAALGHLHGRQRITETVRYSGSPLAYSFSEADHLKGSWLIDLDESGLVASEFVEAPVPRRLARLRGTLDELLSDPSHQAYEDSWLQITLTDRIRPGQAMERLRRRFPHTLVLGFESTAPVLGALSRPDPATPRRDIDLVSEFVAELRGEPAAKAELALLQTAVDACCEDPEVDALDTSASRSDDDEWLEVLF; encoded by the coding sequence ATGCGGATCCTGCACACCTCCGACTGGCATCTGGGCCGGTCCTTCCACCGGGAGGGCATGCTCGGTCACCAGGCGGCGTACGTCGATCATCTCCTCTCCGTCGTGGAGCAGGAGCGGGTCGACGTGGTGTGCGTCTCCGGCGACGTCTACGACCGTGCGCTTCCGCAGGTCGACGCGGTGCGGCTGGCCTCGGAGACGCTTGCGCGGCTGGCCGCCTCACGCGCGAAGGTCGTCATCACCAGCGGCAACCACGACTCCGCGCAGCGGCTCGGCTTCGGCTCCGACCTGATCGACGCTGCCGGCATCTTCATCCGCACCGACCTCGCCGCTGTCGGGCGTCCGGTGATGCTCCCCGACGAGCACGGCGAGGTGGCTTTCTACGGCCTCCCCTACCTCGAACCCGACACCACCCGGGCCTCCTGGGGTCTCGAGTCCCGCTCCCACCAGGCGGCTCTCGGCGAGGCGATGCGCCGGGTGCGCGCCGATCTCGACGCTCGCCACACCCGCAGCGTGGTGATGGCCCATGCCTTCGTGACCGGTGCCGAGCCGTCCGACTCCGAGCGCGACATCTCGGTCGGCGGTGTCTCGATGGTGCCCGCCAGCCTGTTCGAGACCATCTCCTACGCCGCCCTGGGCCACCTCCACGGCCGCCAGCGGATCACCGAGACGGTGCGCTACAGCGGGTCGCCGCTGGCCTACTCCTTCTCCGAGGCCGACCATCTCAAGGGCTCGTGGCTCATCGATCTCGACGAGTCCGGCCTGGTCGCGAGCGAGTTCGTCGAGGCGCCGGTGCCGCGGCGGCTCGCTCGGCTGCGGGGCACGCTCGACGAGCTTCTCAGCGACCCCAGCCACCAGGCGTACGAAGACTCGTGGCTGCAGATCACGCTGACCGACCGGATCCGCCCGGGGCAGGCGATGGAGCGCCTGCGTCGCCGTTTCCCGCACACGCTGGTGCTGGGCTTCGAGTCGACCGCACCGGTGCTGGGAGCCCTCTCCCGCCCCGACCCGGCCACGCCGAGACGTGACATCGACCTGGTGAGCGAGTTCGTGGCCGAGCTGCGCGGTGAGCCGGCTGCCAAGGCCGAGCTGGCGCTGTTGCAGACCGCGGTCGACGCCTGCTGCGAAGACCCCGAGGTCGACGCGCTCGACACCTCCGCGAGCAGGTCCGATGACGACGAGTGGCTCGAGGTGCTCTTCTGA
- a CDS encoding S-adenosylmethionine:tRNA ribosyltransferase-isomerase: MTLLVEHPTTTFPAPDDTTAPAPAEWRGRGRDEVRMLVARPDGVSHARFGDLADHLSPGDLVVVNDSATEARQLDADMVGRGRVVVHLAQRLDSGWALEIRSAPDASRAVLDASEGDVVVTGGLRATLLEPYPDGRTSSPTGEGNRLWRAEITGDVAAELEGAGRPIAYGYLDRRYPLSAYQTVFGRRPGSAEMPSAARPFTQSLVTDLVSRGIQIAPITLHTGVSSQEAGEAPGAEWFEVSETTARVVEQTRLAGGRVVAAGTTVTRALESAVVEATGVVRAASGWTDRVVTPANPPYVVNGLITGWHDPQASHLLLVEAVAGTELTQSAYDAAVAEGYLWHEFGDSALLLP; encoded by the coding sequence ATGACACTCCTCGTCGAACACCCCACCACCACCTTCCCCGCCCCCGACGACACCACCGCTCCCGCCCCGGCGGAGTGGCGAGGTCGCGGCCGCGACGAGGTGCGGATGCTCGTCGCCCGCCCGGACGGCGTGAGCCATGCCCGGTTCGGTGACCTGGCCGACCACCTCTCCCCCGGCGATCTGGTCGTGGTCAACGACTCCGCGACCGAGGCACGTCAGCTCGACGCCGACATGGTCGGGCGCGGCCGGGTCGTGGTCCACCTCGCGCAGCGTCTCGACTCCGGCTGGGCGCTCGAGATCCGCTCGGCGCCCGACGCCTCGCGCGCCGTGCTCGACGCCTCCGAGGGTGACGTGGTCGTCACCGGCGGGCTGCGAGCGACGCTGCTCGAGCCCTATCCCGACGGCCGTACGTCGTCGCCGACGGGCGAGGGAAATCGGCTCTGGCGCGCCGAGATCACCGGCGACGTGGCCGCTGAGCTCGAGGGGGCCGGCCGCCCGATCGCCTACGGCTACCTCGACCGGCGCTACCCGCTCTCGGCCTACCAGACGGTGTTCGGTCGTCGTCCCGGCAGCGCCGAGATGCCGTCGGCCGCCCGGCCGTTCACGCAGTCGCTGGTCACCGACCTCGTCTCGCGCGGCATCCAGATCGCGCCGATCACGCTCCACACCGGCGTCTCCTCCCAGGAGGCCGGCGAGGCACCGGGCGCGGAGTGGTTCGAGGTCTCGGAGACCACCGCACGGGTGGTGGAGCAGACCAGGCTCGCAGGCGGACGCGTGGTCGCGGCCGGCACGACCGTCACCCGGGCTCTGGAGTCCGCGGTCGTCGAGGCCACCGGGGTCGTACGCGCCGCCAGCGGCTGGACCGACCGCGTGGTCACGCCCGCCAACCCGCCCTACGTCGTCAACGGGCTCATCACCGGTTGGCACGACCCGCAGGCGAGCCACCTGCTCCTCGTGGAAGCGGTCGCGGGCACCGAGCTCACCCAGTCGGCCTACGACGCGGCGGTCGCCGAGGGCTACCTGTGGCACGAGTTCGGCGACTCCGCTCTCCTGCTCCCCTGA
- the pepN gene encoding aminopeptidase N, which translates to MTIQSLPLRRDEAASRATLLSIDDYDVRLDLASSEETFGSVTTIRFTSQGGPTFVDLKPVSVEAIRLNGRPVAPSELAHGRLPITTQEGANELVVEATMPFRNDGEGLHRSVDPADGKAYVYGMCFMDAAPTIFACFDQPDLKAPYTFHVTAPHDWTVIGNAPGAQTEPGVWELERSQPLSTYFVTLVAGPWHMIHDEHDGIPLSLSSRQSIAADLDKDAEELFTLTKQCFDEFHRLFGIRYPFGNYHQAFVPEFNAGAMENPGCVTFRDPMIFTSRVTRGMRIQRATTVAHEMAHQWFGDLVTPQWWDDLWLNESFAEYMGNRVTAEVTEYDDAWADVSYARRQWGLTADQRGSTHSVAGNGAEDAVSALQNFDGISYSKGSAILRQLAAALGDDVFFAGAIDHFTTHRFGNATMHDLFASWAKAAEAAGVEFDLDTFTSQWLLTAGPDTLSWDPSKMVINRTAPALHPADRSHTFRAAILNGTRWTTEEITVTGDRTPLQVAANAVVLDPYDDTWAAAIPDWETVQALKGALPSVTDGRLRAGVWNNLRSAWFNAAVDPADIVDIAEASLPVEDLEDTHRRTMPWLFGSVVPLAPEGARERLHDAAIRKLDEVAPGSELQLSAYRAAIRSASSQTLLRRWLVTPPDGIETDLDLRWRVLTKLAEHGFTTREELRAAYAAEPANEARIHLNGALASLPDAEAKAFAWSVFTGETDLPNYDILAVGHGLWRGPAELTEAYVERYFDELPATAAKRSGWSLAEAAEAFFPAHSVTEATLGAARAVIEHDLDPGVRRRVADAADNLQRHLAVKITYPRG; encoded by the coding sequence GTGACCATCCAGAGCCTTCCCCTCCGCCGCGACGAGGCCGCCTCCCGAGCCACTCTGCTGAGCATCGACGACTACGACGTACGTCTCGATCTCGCCTCCAGCGAGGAGACCTTCGGCTCCGTGACGACGATCCGGTTCACCTCGCAGGGCGGCCCGACGTTCGTCGACCTCAAGCCCGTCTCGGTCGAGGCGATCCGGCTCAACGGCCGGCCCGTCGCCCCGAGCGAGCTCGCGCACGGCCGCCTCCCGATCACCACGCAGGAGGGCGCCAACGAGCTGGTCGTCGAGGCGACCATGCCGTTCCGCAACGACGGCGAGGGGCTGCACCGCAGCGTCGATCCCGCCGACGGGAAGGCCTACGTCTACGGGATGTGCTTCATGGACGCCGCACCGACGATCTTCGCGTGCTTCGACCAGCCCGACCTCAAGGCGCCCTACACCTTCCACGTCACCGCGCCGCACGACTGGACGGTCATCGGCAACGCCCCAGGCGCTCAGACCGAGCCCGGGGTGTGGGAGCTGGAGCGGAGCCAGCCGCTCTCGACGTACTTCGTCACGCTCGTCGCCGGGCCGTGGCACATGATCCACGACGAGCACGACGGGATCCCGCTGTCGCTGAGCTCGCGGCAGAGCATCGCGGCCGACCTCGACAAGGACGCCGAGGAGCTCTTCACGCTCACCAAGCAGTGCTTCGACGAGTTCCACCGCCTCTTCGGCATCCGCTACCCCTTCGGCAACTACCACCAGGCGTTCGTGCCGGAGTTCAACGCGGGCGCGATGGAGAACCCGGGCTGCGTGACCTTCCGCGACCCGATGATCTTCACCTCGCGCGTGACCCGCGGGATGCGGATCCAGCGCGCCACCACGGTCGCCCACGAGATGGCGCACCAGTGGTTCGGCGACCTGGTCACCCCGCAGTGGTGGGACGACCTGTGGCTCAACGAGTCGTTCGCCGAATACATGGGCAACCGGGTGACCGCCGAGGTCACCGAGTACGACGACGCCTGGGCCGACGTCTCCTACGCCCGGCGCCAGTGGGGTCTGACCGCCGACCAGCGTGGCTCGACCCACTCGGTCGCAGGCAACGGCGCCGAGGACGCCGTCTCGGCGCTGCAGAACTTCGACGGCATCTCCTACTCCAAGGGCTCCGCGATCCTGCGCCAGCTGGCCGCCGCGCTGGGGGACGACGTCTTCTTCGCCGGTGCGATCGACCACTTCACCACCCACCGGTTCGGCAACGCGACGATGCACGACCTCTTCGCCTCCTGGGCGAAGGCGGCGGAGGCGGCCGGTGTCGAGTTCGACCTCGACACCTTCACCTCCCAGTGGCTCCTCACCGCCGGCCCCGACACGCTCTCCTGGGACCCGTCGAAGATGGTCATCAACCGCACGGCCCCCGCGCTGCACCCCGCCGACCGCTCCCACACCTTCCGCGCCGCCATCCTCAACGGCACCCGCTGGACCACCGAGGAGATCACGGTCACCGGCGACCGTACGCCGCTCCAGGTCGCCGCCAACGCGGTCGTGCTCGACCCCTACGACGACACCTGGGCCGCGGCGATCCCCGACTGGGAGACGGTGCAGGCCCTCAAGGGCGCGCTGCCGTCGGTCACCGACGGCCGCCTGCGCGCGGGAGTGTGGAACAACCTGCGCAGCGCCTGGTTCAACGCCGCGGTCGACCCCGCCGACATCGTCGACATCGCCGAGGCTTCGCTGCCGGTCGAAGACCTCGAGGACACCCACCGGCGCACCATGCCCTGGCTCTTCGGCTCGGTGGTGCCGCTGGCGCCCGAGGGTGCTCGCGAGCGGCTCCACGACGCCGCGATCCGCAAGCTCGACGAGGTCGCGCCGGGCTCCGAGCTGCAGCTCTCGGCCTACCGGGCCGCGATCCGGTCGGCGTCGTCGCAGACCCTGCTGCGGCGCTGGCTGGTGACTCCTCCCGACGGCATCGAGACCGACCTCGACCTGCGCTGGCGGGTGCTGACCAAGCTGGCCGAGCACGGGTTCACGACCCGTGAGGAGCTGCGGGCCGCCTACGCCGCGGAGCCGGCCAACGAGGCCCGTATCCACCTCAACGGCGCCTTGGCGAGCCTCCCCGACGCCGAGGCCAAGGCCTTCGCCTGGTCGGTGTTCACCGGTGAGACCGACCTGCCCAACTACGACATCCTCGCTGTCGGCCACGGGCTCTGGCGCGGACCCGCCGAGCTGACCGAGGCCTATGTGGAGCGCTACTTCGACGAGCTTCCCGCCACCGCCGCGAAGCGGTCCGGCTGGAGCCTCGCCGAGGCCGCCGAGGCGTTCTTCCCCGCACACTCGGTCACCGAGGCCACCCTCGGCGCGGCCCGCGCCGTCATCGAGCACGACCTCGATCCAGGCGTACGCCGCCGCGTGGCTGACGCCGCCGACAACCTGCAGCGCCACCTCGCGGTGAAGATCACCTACCCGAGGGGGTAG